ACACCTCACGCGCGGTGTCGGTGCCCGCGACCACGGCGAAGTGCACGCCGTCGCGCAACGCGTCGATCGCGGCGGCGGCTGCCTCCCGGGCCGAGGCGATCTTGGTCGGCGGGTAGAGCATCGAGCTGGAGCAGTCGACGGCGATCACCTCGGCGGCGTCGGCCCCATCGGGTCCCGCCATGCCGCCGAGTCCTGCCGCGGTGACGGTCAGCACGGCGTGCATCTCCGTGTCGCCCGGTGACAGGTACTCGTTCTGCTCCACCGCCAGGGTGATCCGGGGCTGCGTTCCTGAGGTCATCTCCACGTCCTCGGACGGGTCTTGTTGGCCAGGTCCATCAGGATGGCGAGGTCGTCGGCGTCGTCGGCCTGACCGGCCAACGCCCGGTACGACTCCGAAAGGTTGCGGGCCAACTCCTTCCTTGTCGGCCCGGAGCCGAAAATCCCGCCCCTGGGCAGCACGACGGGGTCGGCGACCGCCTCGAACGCGGCCTCCCGCAGGATCGCGGTCATCCGTTCACGGGCGGGACCGGTCGGGGCGCCGCCGTCCAGGTAGAGGCCGGACAACCGGTCCGCGGCCTCGCTCAGGTCGGCCGGGTCGGGTTTGCCCTCGGCCGTGGTGGGCCCGAGCCGGCCGGCGAGGATGACCACGGCCGCGACCGCGGCGGCGTCGTAGTGCCGGGACACCTTCGGCACCTCGTCCAGCAACGCCACCGCACCGGCCCGATCACGGCGGCCGAGCCGGATGCGTGCCAGCCCGAAGGCGGCGCTGCCCTGCGACCGGTCACGCCGCCAGACCGCCTCGTACAGCCTTTCCGCGCGGAAAAGATCACCGCCGTGCTCGGCGCAGAACCCGAGCGCGAGCTTCGGCGCGTCCTCACCGGGCAGGGCGTCGTAGACGGCGTCGAACTCCGGCCGGGCCGCGTCGACCTGGTTCCGGGCCAACGCGAGCAGCCCTCGGTGCCAGGCGATCCGCCAGCCGTCGGGCGCCAAGCCGATCACGGCCTCCAAGCTGACCACGGCATCCAGGTCGGCTGCGGCTTGGTCGGGTCTGGCCAGCTCCAGGTACGCCCGGCAGCGGGCGAACCTGACTTCGGCGGTGTCGAGCCCGGCCGTCGACAGCTTGTCGAGCAGCCGACGCGGTTCGGACGCGCCGGCGGCCGTCACGACGCTCTCGGCGGCGTCGTCCGGGTCGACCCGCGGCACGGGCAGCCCGACCGCGACCGCGCCGGGCGTCGGACGCCCGTCGGGCAGCGACTCGCCGGTGCCGCGGTACTCCTCGGGCCGGGTCCAGCGCGCCAACGGCGGCACCGAGCCCAGCCCGTCGTCGAGCAGCGCCGCCGTGGGCGTGAACGTGGTGGACGGCTCGGGCCTGGCGACCCCGTCGCGCAGGGAGGCGAACTCCCGCAGCACGCCGTCGAGCTGGTCGAGCATCTGCCGGGCCGACGCGAACCGCTGTGCCGGGTCCTTGTGGGCCGCGCGGTCGTGGAGTCGTTCCAACGACCTCGCCGCAGTGGCGAGGGGACTGGTGCTCTTCTCGATCGGGTAAAGCTGCCCCCAGTCGACGGTGGCGTGGAACAGCCGTTTCAGCATCTCCCCGACGGTGTGGATGTCGGACCGCACCGTCAGGTCGTGTGGGCCGCTGACTTCGGGCGCCTCGTACCCGTCCGTGCCGATCCTCGGTGACGTGTGGTCGTCGGCCCGGCGCACCCCGCCGAGGTCGATCACCTTCACCCGGCTCTCGTGCTCGCCGCGGTCGCCCGGCCGGACGATCACGTTGGCGGGCTTCATGTCGCAGTAGAGGAACCCGCGCCCGTGCAGGTACTCGAATGCCTCCAGGACGTGCCTGACGCACGTGAGGACGTGCTCCGCCTTCAGCGGCTCACTCCCGAGCGAGGACCGCTGCTGTACCTCGCTCAACTCCAGCCCGTCGACGTACTCCATCACGATGTAGTCCCGCGACTCACCGGTCCGGGCATCGCGGTGCGGCACGAAGTTGAAGATCCGCACGATGTTCTTGTGGTCCATGGTGGTCAACGCACGGCGTTCCGCCACGGCCGACCCGGTGTCGTTCGCGTCGATCAAACCCTTGAGCACCACGAGGTTGCCGTCCAGGTGCGTGTCGCGCGCGAGGTAGACCCAGCCGATGCCGCCGCGGGCGAAGCACCCCAGCACCTCGTACTGGTCGGCCACCACAGTGCCCTGGTGAAGCGTCGGGAGGAACGAGTACGGGTAGCCGCACGGGCCGCAGACCCCCTCGGCCCGCGCCGGGTTCCCCTTGTAGCTCCGACCGACCTCCGCCCCGCAACGGCCGCACCGGCGGCTCCGCTCCGGCACCTCCGCGTCGGAGCGGATGCGGCTCGACGGGTCGGGGAACGCGAAGACGGGCAACGACAACGGGTTGCCCCGCCGACCGCTGTCGGAGTCCGCCTGGACGTCGACCTGGACGTCGACGCTCAACGGCCGCCGGTCGCACGTGTCGCAGAAACCCGTCTCCTCCACGGTTCCGCCGCAGCCGGGCCGGTTGCACGGGGTCACTTCGGCTCCTCCTGTCGCACTGCGCGCGCGTACGCCAGGACCGTGTCCCTCACGGCGGTCAGATCGGGTGGCGATCGGCGCAGCAACCCGGTGGCCGTGCGGTGCAGGGCGACGAGGTCGGCGCGCTCGGCGATCCGGCGCTTCACCGCCTCCGACAGGTAGACACCGAGCAGCTTCTCCTGTTCGTGGAGTTCACGCGGCACGTCACCGGGATCGGCGTCGGCCTCGATGGCGGCGACCTCGCGGGCGAACTTCTCCAGTCGTGGCCGCACCCGCGGGGGATCGAGGCGCTTGGCGACGATCCGCAGCTCGGTCGCCCGCTGCCTGAGCTTCGTCGCCCGGTCGTCGGGGTGCCGCATGATCACCCGGGTCAGGCCGTCCAGGCGCTGCTCGACTTCCCACGCCCAGGCAACGGCCAGGCTCGGCGAGGACTCGTGCCGGAACCCGAGGATGAGCCGGGTCCCGTGGTCGGCGAGCGGTCGCAGCACGTCGTTCAGCAAGCCGTCGGGGTGAACGGCCTCGTCCACGCCGTCCACCACGACCGTCATCGGCGGGATACCGGCCCGGACCACCGCGCTCGACCCGAGCCGGTCGTCCACGGCGATCCCCGCCCGGCGCACGATCCGCCGCGCCACCTGGTCCGCGGTCCGCTTCGCGGCGTCGACGGCCAGGTCGATGCTGCCGACCGCCGGCACCGTGCCCTCCGGCGCGTCGGAGGAGACCAACCGCGACCCCCGGTCGGACAACGCCACCAGCCGGTACAGCTCGCTCCGGTCGGCGCCCACCACGGTGATCACGACGTCACCGCGATCCCCCCGGGCCAGCCAGTCCGCCAGCGCCTTGGCCACACCGACCCGCGTGACGCCGGGCTCCGCCTTGCCGCTGAACACCTCGTCGGCGGCGGATTCGCCGGTCACCCACCGGTCCACGTCGGGGAGGTGCGAGACGATCGTCTCCACCGGGATCATCCACGACAGGCCGGCCGGCTGCGTGCTGTCCTTGTACTCGCTGACCACGATGCCGAGCACGGCGCCGGTCTGCTCGTCGACCACCCCACCGCCGCTGAACCCGCGACGCACCCGCTGCTCGACGGTGGACCGGGCGTTCATCTGGATCCACTCCGACCCGGGACCGGCCGCGCCGGCGAGCACCGTGCGCGCGTAGACGCCGTCGCCGACCTTGGCGGGGAACCCGAACACGTGCACGGCGCGGTCCCAGCTCACCGCCATCCGGCTCAGCACGGCGCCGGCGCCGGGTAACTCGCGATCCAGTTCGAGCAGCGCCACGTCACCGCGACGGTCCGGCAGCACCGGCACGCTCTTGCGACCGACGGCCCGTGCGGTGGTGGACCCGACTTGGACCACGACGTCGTCACCGATGTCGGACACGACGTGCGCACACGTCAGCACATGCCGTTGCCCCAGTTGGACTCCGGCGCCATGGGTGCGTCCCTCGGCGTCGACAAGGCGTACCCGCCACTGTTCGCCGTCGGACAAACGTCGCTGTCCAGCCCCCACGCCGCGACCATACGACGCGCCCCGACCCGCCCGAGGCACTCCGGGGATCAACCCCTCGAATGGCGCAAAGGGCGGCGTGTGCCCGACCGCAATTCGGTTGACCTGGACACGGCGCGAAGCTGGACTGCGTGGGACACCACGAGTCGTGGTCTGGGAATGCCAGGAGGAAGCGGCAGCAATGGAGATTCGTTCCACGACCGACCAGGACCTCGACGTCTTCGTCGATACCCTCCATGTCGCGTTCGGGCATTTCCGGGAAGCCCCGACCGGGGGTGGTGGGCTCTGGTGGTCGGCGCTCGAAATGGACCGCGGCCTGCTCGCCGTGACGCCGGACGGCCGGCCCGTCGGCACCGCCGCCGCGTACTCCTTCGAGCTCACCCTGCCCGGCGAGACCATCGTCCCGGCCGCCGGGGTGAGCGCCGTCGGCGTGCTGCCCTCGCACCGACGCCAGGGCGTGCTCAGCGCGATGATGCGGCACCAGCTCACCGAGCTGCGGGCCCGAGGCGAGTTCCTGTCCGTGCTGCTGGCCACCGAGGCCGTGATCTACCGCAGGTTCGGCTACGGACCGGCGACCTACACGCAGACGCTGACGGTGCAGCGCCACCGTGCCGCTCTCGCGCTCCCTCGTGCGCCTGGAACGGCGACCGGCTCGGTCGAGGTGATGCGGCGCTCGGAGTGCGGAGGGATCCTAGAAGACGTCTACGACCGTTACCGCCGCGCACAGCCCGGCGCACTGTCCAGGCCGCGCAGTTGGTGGGCCGTGGGCGCCGGCCAGCCCCCGATCTCTCCCGCGCCGCGCTATGTCGCCGTCCACCGTGACACCGACGGTGTCCCGGACGGGTATGCCAGCTACTCGCTCGGCGAGCACGGCACCCTGACCGTCGACGAGACCATCGCCACCGACGACGCGGTCTCCACGGCCCTGGCCCGGTTCCTGCTCGGGCACGACCTGGTCACCCGGGTCGTGCTCAAGCACTGCCCGCCGGACCACCCGCTGCGCTGGCAGCTGGCGGACTTCCGCGCCGGCGAGGTGGGCGGCGACACCGACTGGCTCTGGGTGCGGCTGCTGGACGTCCCGCGTGCGCTGACCGCGCGCGGTTGGTTCACCGATGGCGAGCTGGTCCTCGACGTCGAAGACCCGTTCCTCGGCGAGCACGGCCGCTACCTGCTGACCGTCCGCGACGGCAAGGCCGACTGCGTCCCGACGGACCGGGAGCCCGACCTGTCCCTGGACGTCAGCGACCTGGGCTCGGTCTACCTCGGCGGCACCGCCCCGAGCACGCTCGTGCGTGCCGGACACATCCGGGCCCACCACCCGGACGCGGCCACCCTCGCCGACGCCCTCTTCCGCGCCGAACGCCCACCGCACTGCCTGCACTGGTTCTGAACCGCACGATCCTGAGCCCGTTCACGCTCCTTGAGGTGGCACGGACCGCACCAGCGCCAGCTGCCTGCTCGCCGCCGTCAACAACGTGCGGGCCTCCAACAGCTCACCGAACGCAAGGTGCTCGCACGCCGCCCTGGCGCAGGCGTGTGCCTGCTGGAGCAGGGACCGGTCGCCCGCCCGCACACCGACGTCGAGGAACTCCAGGAGGTCGTCCCGAGCACTCTGCGCGTACACCTCGGCGTCCTCCGGCAAAGGGGCCTTGGCCGACGCGGACGTGGTCACGCGCAACGCCTTCTGGATCGCCTGGTCCGCCAGGTCCGCGACTTCCCGGATCGACTGCTCGCCACGCGCGTCCGCGCCCGGCGGACCGCCTTCGCGCACTGACGTGTCGGCACGCTCCGGTTCCATCCCGATCACCGCCTCCGCCGTCGGCCCACGACTCGGACTGCTTGGCGTGGGCGTCGGATACCCGGGTCGACCGCGGTCAACCGCACCATTCCCGCTCCAGGCAGTCGACCCTCCCCGTGCGTCAGTGATGACGGTGGGTGATTGTCGGGTTTGGTCGCCACGAGGGCTGTCACCGTTCCAGGGGGAGGGCGTCCGCCGGCGGTTAGCGCGGTCGGGGCGGGATACCCAGGCCCAACGGGCAGGCGTCGCGCTCCCTCATGAGGAGGATTCGGATGCGAGTGCTGGTCACGGGTGCCCACGGCAAGCTGGGCGCGGCGACGGTCGAGAAGCTGGTGCGGAGCGGGCACGAGGTGACCGGGGTCGACCTCGCGCCACCGGTGCACGACCGCTCCCTGGACGCCGCCTACTTCCAGGCCGACCTCGCCGACGCGGGCCAGGTCGCGGCCATCGTGCCGGGCCACGACGCCGTCGTGCACGCCGCCGCGGTGCCCAGTCCCAAGCACCACCCGTCGCAGGTGATCTTCCAGAACAACGTGATGTCGACGTACCACCTGGTAGAGGCCGCCGAACGGGCGGGCGCGCGGCGGTTCGTCTTCATCTCCAGCGAGACCGTGCCCGGGTTCTCCTTCCCCAAGCGCTACTTCCACGCCGACTACGCGCCCATCGACGAGGAACACCGGGTCCGCCCGCAGGACCCGTACGCGCTGTCCAAACGGGTCGGTGAAGAGCTCATGGACGCCGTCACCGCGCGCAGCGACCTCACCGCCGTCTCCATCCGTCCGACGTGGATCCAGTGGGAGGGCAACATCGAGCGCAACATCGGCCCGGTCGTGCGCGCCCGCGGCTCGGACACCAGCGCGTCGTTCTGGTCGTACGTTGTGGTCTACGACGTCGCGGACCTCATCGAGGCGGCCGCCACCGCCGACACGCCGGGCCACGAGGTGGTCTACGCCGCGGCGGCGGACAACGTGGCCAACCTGCCGTTGCACGACCTCGTGCGCCGCCACTTCGGTGACGAGGTCGAGTTGCGGCCGGTGGCGCGGGTGGACGCCTCGGGCATCTCGTGCGCGAAGGCGGCCCGCCTGTTCGGCTGGAAACCCGTGCGCCACCGGCGTGACTGGCTGGACGACGACGGTCACCTGCTGCCGGAAGTGCGGGAGAGGCTGGACCGGGAGGACACCGGCGTGCACCGCGGGCTGCGCGCGATCCGCTGATGCGGACGGCCACCGGCGCCGGCGCGTGGGCGCCGTTGCGGCGACCCGAGTTCCGCTCGCTGTGGATGGCGCAGTTCGTCGCGAACATGGGCACGTGGGCGCAGACGGTGGGCGCCCAGTGGCTGATGGGCGACCTCACCGGCAGCGAGTTCGCCGTCGCCCTGGTGCAGGCGGCCACCACGCTGCCGGTCTTCCTGTTGGTGGTGCCCGCCGGCGCCCTCGGCGACATCTTCGACCGCCGCCGCCTCCTGCTGACCGGTCAGCTGATGATGCTGCTCGGCGCGGGTGGCCTGGCGGGGCTGACGGCCGGTGAGCTGACCACGCCGGTCCTCCTGCTGCTGATGATCGCGCTGATGGGCATCGGGCAGGCCCTGTGCGTGCCGTCGTTCCAGGCGATCCAGCCCGAGCTGGTCACCCGCGACGAGATACCGCAGGCGGCGCTGCTCAACGGCGCCAACGCGAACGTCGCCCGCGCGGTCGGCCCGGCACTGGGCGGCGTGCTGATCGCGGCCATCGGACCGGCCGCCACCTTCGCGTTCAACACGCTGTCGTTCCTCGGCGTGCTCGTGGTGCTCTACCGGTGGGACCGCCCGCCGGACCACCGACCGCTCGGCGTGGAGCGCGTGCGGGCCGCGATCCGCGCCGGTGTGCGTTACGTGCGCAGCGCGCCGAGGTTCGCCACGGTGCTGGCCCGCTCGGCGCTGTTCATGACGTTCGCCGGCGGCCTGTGGGCACTGCTGCCCGCCATCGCGAGGGGACCGCTGCGGCTGGGCCCGGACGGCTACGGGCTGCTGCTCGGCAGCGTGGGGCTGGGCGCGGTGGGCGGCGCGTTCCTGGTGCCCCGCGTCCGCGCGCTCGTCGGGGCGAACGTGGTGGTCACCGGCGGCATGTTCGGCTACGCCATCGCGGTGCTGGTCGTCGGCCTGGTCGAAGACGTGCCGATGGCGGTCGGCGCGCTGGTGCTGGCCGGGACGGCGTGGATCGCGGTGCAGTCGACGCTCGCCGCGAGCGCGCAGGTGCTGCTGCCCGCGTGGACGAGGGCACGGGCCTTGGCGTACTTCCAGCTGGTGTTCATGGGCGGGCAGGCGTTGGGCGCGATCGGCTGGGGCGTGGTCGCCGACGTGGTGAGCCTCCGCGCCGCCTTCGTGATCCCGGCCGCGGCGCTGGTGGTCGTGACCGCGTTCAGCGTGTGGGCGCTGCCGCTGACGGAGGCGGAGCTCGACGTGTCGCAGGTGACGCACTGGCCCGAACCGGTGACCAGGCTCGAACCGGACGCCGACGCCGGGCCGGTGCTCGTGATCGCGGAGTGGCCGGTGCCGCCGGACAACGCCGAGGCCTTCGTCCGGGCGATGCGCAAGGTCGGTCGGGCACGTCGGCGCACCGGCGCGACCTGGTGGGCGCTGTTCCAGGACGTGGAGGACCCGACGCTGTTCCTGGAGACGTTCATCGTCCGGACCTGGCACGAGCACCTGCGGCAGCACGACGAACGGGGCACGGTGCTCGACCGCGAACTCGAAGCCCGCGCCCGCGGCATGGTCGTCGACGGCGAGGAGCCGCAGGTCCGCCACCTCATCCTCATCCCACGGTCCTGAAGGAACTTCACAAAGGACGCTCTGTGAAGGGGGTGCCCTGATCGGTTGCCTCCGGGGCCTCTTGCGTGTCAGCGCGCGGGTGCGGGGTACCTCGGCCGATGACCGCGTACTCCACAGTGGACGCGGCGGGCGGAAGCAGACGTGTCATGACGAACTCCTCGGCCCAGCGTCGGGCGCAGCACTCGGAGTCGACCCGATTCGTTCGCGTGACGGAGAGCCCCTTCGAATGCGTTCCCGCGGCACCACTCCATCGGGTGAAAATGGCGGTCGGAGCGGTCCGGTGAAGGTCGGTCTGCTGGCGCCGCCGTGGATCCCCGTTCCGCCACCGTCCTACGGCGGTATCGAAGTGGTGGTCGACTGCCTCGCCCGCGGGCTCACCAAGGCGGGGCACGACGTGGTCGTGTTCACCGTCGGCGAGAGCGAGGTCCCGGTGGCGACGCGGTTCGTCCACGAGCACGCCGCCGGTGACCGGATCGGAGCCGACGAGGTGGGGCTCAGCCACGCGGCGTGGGCGTACGAAGGCTTCGCCGACCGGGACGTCATCCACGACCACACGCTCTTCGGTCCGTTGTGGGCAGTGGCGCAAGGGCGGGACCACGTCGTCGCCACGTGCCACGGCCCGATCTACGGGGACCTGCGGCACGTCTACGGCTTCTACGGCAGCCGGCTGCCGCTGGTCGCGATCTCACGTGACCAGGCCGCCCGCGCCCCGGAGGTCCACGTCGACGCGGTGATCCACCACGGGGTGGACCCGGAGCGGTTCCCCTCCGGACAGGGTGACGGTGGGTACCTGCTGTTCCTCGGTCGGATGACACCCGACAAGGGGGCGCGGGAGGCTGCCCAGATCGCCCGAGCCTGCCGCCGACCGCTCAAGATCGCGGCGAAGATGCGTGAGGTCACCGAGCGCGCGTACTTCCACGAGCAGGTCGAACCGCTGCTGGGCGGCGACATCGAGTACGTCGGCGAAGCGGACATGGACCAGAAGCTCCGACTCCTCGCCGACGCGCAGGCACTGCTCAACCCGATCCACTGGGCCGAGCCGTTCGGGCTGGTGATGATCGAGGCGCTGGCCTGCGGCACGCCGGTGCTCACCTACGCCATCGGGTCGGCGCCGGAGATCGTGGAGCACGGTGTGACCGGTTTCGTCTGCGCCGACCACGCCGAGCTCATCGCGGCGGTCGGCGAGGTGGACCGGCTGCGCCGGCGGGACTGCCGTGCGGCGGTCTCGGAGTACTTCTCGACCGAGCGGATGGTGGCCGACCACATCCGCCTGTACGAACGAGTGCGCTGTGCCGGGTGATGACGCGATGACCACCGCATGGACCTCCGGCGCCGCCCCGCCCGTCACCGGGAACGGGAACGGCTCCACCACCCTCGTCGAGGGTTCGACGTTCTGCCAGTCCTCGATCGACGGCGACATCATCCCCGGTCGGCCGCACGGGCTGTTCGTGTCGGACACCCGGGTCCTGTCCGGCTGGCAGCTGCACCTGGACGGCACGCCGGTGGAGCCGTTGAGCACCATCGACGGCGCGCCCTACGCGGCGACGTTCGTGGGGCGGGTCAGGCCGCACAGTGGCCTGGCCGACAGCACGGTCCTGGTGCTGCGCCGCCGTCAGGTCGGGGCCGGGATGCGGGAGCAGGTCGTGCTGCGCAACCTCGCGGACGAGACCGCGGTGCTGACGGTGGCCGTGCTGGTGGAAGCCGATTTCGCGGACCTGTTCGAGGTCAAGGAGGGCAGGGCGCGGACACACCACGGCGTGGAGGCCGCGGCCGGCAGCGACGGCCTCACGTTCCTCTGCCCCGGCGCGGAACAGTGCCAGACGGTGACGGTGACCGCCGACGGCGAACCGGACGTGGTGCCGCGGCAGCTGACGTTCCACGCGATGGTGCCGCCGCGTGGCGAGTGGTCGGTGTCGCTGGTGGTGCAGGCCGCGGTCGGCGGCGTGACCGGGCACGAGGAGCACGACGAAAAGTCGCCGGAGTGCCGGCTCCACGCGTGGCGCATGGCCACGCCGCAGATCACCACCGGCGCGTCCGGCCTGGTCACCACGCTCGCCACGAGCGCGTCCGACCTGGGCGCGTTGCAGATCCACGACCCGCGGCACTCGGAACGACGGGTGGTCGCCGCGGGCGCGCCGTGGTTCATGGCCCTGTTCGGCCGCGACTCGCTGCTGACCAGCTGGATGGCGCTGCCGCTGGACCAGCGGCTCGCGCTCGGCACGTTGCAGACCCTGGCCGACCACCAGGGGGTGAAGGTCGATCCGCTGACCGAGGAGCAGCCGGGCCGGATCCTGCACGAGGTCCGACTCGGCCGGGCGGCGGCCTTGGCGCTCGGCGGCGGCAGCGCGTACTACGGCACGGCCGACGCCACCCCGTTGTTCGTGGGCCTGCTGGGCGAGCTGCACCGGTGGGGTCTGCCGCCGGCCGAACTCGCGTCGCTGCTGCCCGTCGCCGATCGGGCGCTGGCGTGGATCCGCGACTTCGGCGACCGCGACGGCGACGGGTTCGTGGAGTACCAGCGGGCCACCGACCGGGGACTGCTCAACCAGGGGTGGAAGGACTCGTTCGACGGGGTCAACTTCGCCGACGGCCGGATGGCGGAGCCGCCGATCGCGCTGGCCGAGGTCCAGGCGTACGTGTATGCCGCCTACACGGCGCGTGCCGAGATCGCGGTGGCGTCCGGCGACCAGCGCACCGCGGCGGAGTACCGGCGCAAAGCCGCCGAGCTCAAGGCCGCCTTCAACGAGCGGTTCTGGCTGCCCGAGCGGGGGTGGTTCGCGTTGGCGCTGGACGCGGAGAAACGACCGGTCGACTCGTTGACGTCGAACATGGGGCACTGCCTGTGGTGCGGGATCGTGGACGACGACAAGGCCGGCGCGGTCGCGGAGCACCTGCTCAGCCCCCCGATGTGGTCCGGTTTCGGCATCCGCACGCTCGCCGACACCATGGGCGCGTACAACCCGATGAGCTACCACAACGGCTCGGTCTGGCCGCACGACTCCGCGATCGCGGCGGCGGGGCTGATGCGGTACGGGTTCGTCGCGGAGGCCCAGCAGGTGGCGATGGGCGTCCTCGACGCGGCCCGGCGGTTCGGCGGCCGACTGCCGGAACTGTTCTGCGGCTTCGACCGTGTCGAGTTCCCGTCGCCGGTCCCGTACCCGACCTCCTGCTCCCCGCAGGCCTGGGCCGCCGCCGCGCCGATCCTGCTGACCCGCACTCTGCTGCGCTTCCAGCCGGACCTGCCGTCGGGGAAGGTGATGGTCGCCCCGGTCGTGCCGGACCGCCTGGTGCCGCTCAAGATCGAGAACCTGCCGCTGGCGGAGTACCGGCTGTGCATCGACGTGCGTGAAGACGGGTGGGACGTGCAGGGCCTGCCCGAGCACTTGGTGGTCACCGGCCCTTGACGCGGTCCGGGCACGGACGCCGCCCTATCCGGGCAGGAATTGGATACGGACGGAGTCGTTGTCAGGAGCGTGTTCGCGGTGGTCCCGGGAACTCGTTGCGGGACACGCCGATGCCTCGACGTTGACCCGGCAGCTCTCAGGAGCACGAGCGCCGCCACCCCCCCCGTGCCGAACGCGCGCCATCCGCGGACCATCCTCGACCACCTCCCGAACGAGGACCCCTCAACTGGGAATTCGGCGGTGACCGCCTTCCGCTACTCCTTTTACCCGAAAGTGGGGGAGGGGATGGGCGGCGATCGGTCACAGGTTCATCGATTCCGGCGACACCGCGTAATCGCTGTGCTTGACTCGTAGATCAACGAGGGGGTCGCAGCCGCGAACCGCATTTCTGCGGAGGTGTTTCGAGGGGTGGCGTTGGTGCGTAAACGTTTCGGCGCCTATCTCCGGCGCACCGAAGGCAGACTGGCGCAGATCGCGGCGCTGACCGCGCTGTCGGCGATCGTGTTCGGCCTCGTCGGGATGACGGTCCTGCGTGACCGGCAGGCGCTGCTGGACGACGCGGTCGACCGGCGGGGCGCGCTCACGACCGCCGCCCTCGACATCTACCGGACGTTCGCCGACGCGGACGCGACCTCGCTCGACGTCGTCCTGGTGGACGAACAGCGCTCGCCCAGGCTCCAGCAGAGGTTCCGCGACGACGTCTTCAACGGCGTGAACGCGCTGCGGGAGGCCGCGTCACGGGATGCCGGCGGCAGCTCCGCCGAACGGGTCCGCAGGGTGACCGCGCTGGTGCCCCAGTACGTCCAGCTGGTCGAGGCCGGCTGGACCGCCAGCCGCAACAACCAGCCCGTTGCCACGTCCTACCTCTCGCAGGCGTCGTTCCTGGTGCGCGGCACGATCCTCAAGGACGCCGACGAACTGCACCGCGAGCAGATCAAAGCCCTCACCGAAGCGCAGCGCAACGCGTCCGAGCACGCCTGGTTCACCTACGCGCTGGGTGTGGTCGTGCTCATCATCCTCTACCGGTCGCAGCGGTTCCTGTTCGCGCGGACCCGGCGCAAGGTCAACATCGGCCTGCTGGCGGCGACCGCGCTGACGCTGATCGCCCTGCTCTGGTTACCGATCGCGCTGATCATCTCGGCGGCCAACGCGGAGGACAGCATCGTGACACGGGAGAAAGTGGTGGCGCTCCTGGCGAAGGCGCGCAACGTCGGCCGGTCCGCCGACGGCAACGAGGCGCGCATGCTGATCTACCCGGCACTCGGCGACAAGACGGCGCTGGAGACGGACCTGGGGACGATCGGCACGCTGATCGAGGACGCCAAAAAGCACGCTGGGTCCGGACCCGACCGGGAGCGGGTCGACCAGGCGGTCGAGGCGTTGAAGTCGTGGACGGA
This is a stretch of genomic DNA from Saccharothrix ecbatanensis. It encodes these proteins:
- a CDS encoding glycosyltransferase family 4 protein; its protein translation is MKVGLLAPPWIPVPPPSYGGIEVVVDCLARGLTKAGHDVVVFTVGESEVPVATRFVHEHAAGDRIGADEVGLSHAAWAYEGFADRDVIHDHTLFGPLWAVAQGRDHVVATCHGPIYGDLRHVYGFYGSRLPLVAISRDQAARAPEVHVDAVIHHGVDPERFPSGQGDGGYLLFLGRMTPDKGAREAAQIARACRRPLKIAAKMREVTERAYFHEQVEPLLGGDIEYVGEADMDQKLRLLADAQALLNPIHWAEPFGLVMIEALACGTPVLTYAIGSAPEIVEHGVTGFVCADHAELIAAVGEVDRLRRRDCRAAVSEYFSTERMVADHIRLYERVRCAG
- a CDS encoding MFS transporter; this translates as MRTATGAGAWAPLRRPEFRSLWMAQFVANMGTWAQTVGAQWLMGDLTGSEFAVALVQAATTLPVFLLVVPAGALGDIFDRRRLLLTGQLMMLLGAGGLAGLTAGELTTPVLLLLMIALMGIGQALCVPSFQAIQPELVTRDEIPQAALLNGANANVARAVGPALGGVLIAAIGPAATFAFNTLSFLGVLVVLYRWDRPPDHRPLGVERVRAAIRAGVRYVRSAPRFATVLARSALFMTFAGGLWALLPAIARGPLRLGPDGYGLLLGSVGLGAVGGAFLVPRVRALVGANVVVTGGMFGYAIAVLVVGLVEDVPMAVGALVLAGTAWIAVQSTLAASAQVLLPAWTRARALAYFQLVFMGGQALGAIGWGVVADVVSLRAAFVIPAAALVVVTAFSVWALPLTEAELDVSQVTHWPEPVTRLEPDADAGPVLVIAEWPVPPDNAEAFVRAMRKVGRARRRTGATWWALFQDVEDPTLFLETFIVRTWHEHLRQHDERGTVLDRELEARARGMVVDGEEPQVRHLILIPRS
- a CDS encoding amylo-alpha-1,6-glucosidase, with translation MTTAWTSGAAPPVTGNGNGSTTLVEGSTFCQSSIDGDIIPGRPHGLFVSDTRVLSGWQLHLDGTPVEPLSTIDGAPYAATFVGRVRPHSGLADSTVLVLRRRQVGAGMREQVVLRNLADETAVLTVAVLVEADFADLFEVKEGRARTHHGVEAAAGSDGLTFLCPGAEQCQTVTVTADGEPDVVPRQLTFHAMVPPRGEWSVSLVVQAAVGGVTGHEEHDEKSPECRLHAWRMATPQITTGASGLVTTLATSASDLGALQIHDPRHSERRVVAAGAPWFMALFGRDSLLTSWMALPLDQRLALGTLQTLADHQGVKVDPLTEEQPGRILHEVRLGRAAALALGGGSAYYGTADATPLFVGLLGELHRWGLPPAELASLLPVADRALAWIRDFGDRDGDGFVEYQRATDRGLLNQGWKDSFDGVNFADGRMAEPPIALAEVQAYVYAAYTARAEIAVASGDQRTAAEYRRKAAELKAAFNERFWLPERGWFALALDAEKRPVDSLTSNMGHCLWCGIVDDDKAGAVAEHLLSPPMWSGFGIRTLADTMGAYNPMSYHNGSVWPHDSAIAAAGLMRYGFVAEAQQVAMGVLDAARRFGGRLPELFCGFDRVEFPSPVPYPTSCSPQAWAAAAPILLTRTLLRFQPDLPSGKVMVAPVVPDRLVPLKIENLPLAEYRLCIDVREDGWDVQGLPEHLVVTGP